The Euzebya sp. region CCGCCGGCATCGCGTACTGCGCCCTCTTCCTCCTGCTGGCGGTCGTCAGCCGGAACGCCGTCGTCATCGGCCTTCTCTACGCCCTGATCTGGGAGTCCCTCATCGGCGGGTTCGTCCCCGGCGCGCAGGTGCTCAGCGTCCAGCAGTGGGGCCTCGCCGTGACCGAGGGGCTGCTCGGCGGACGCGCGGAGGCCCTCGGGGTGACCAGTGCGGTGAGCACCGGCACCGGCATCGCGCTGCTCGTCGTCGTCACGGTCGGGGCCACCGCCTACGCCGGGCAGCGGCTCCGCTCGCTCCGGGTCGGCAGCGGGGAGAGCTGACCCGCGAGGTGCGCAAGGACGGTCGGACCGCGGGGGTCGCCGGCGGGTCACACTTCGACCCATGACCTCGACCCCCGCCGGCCGCGACCGGCTGCGCGAGCTGCTCGACGCGGTGCTCGACGAGCACAACCGCTCGCTCGGCGAGATGGCGCGGGACGCGCACGCCTCGCCCTTCCACTTCGCGCGCCAGCTGCGCCGGGACGCGGGCGAGCCGCCGGTGGCGATGCGCCGCCGGGTGGCCCTCGAGCGGGCTGCGTGGCAGCTGGCCGGCGGCGCGGCGGTCCACGAGGCCGCCGAGGCCGCGGGCTACGACTCCGTCGACGGCTTCGCCAGGGCGTTCGCCCGCGCGTACGGCTGCGCGCCCAGCGCCTACCGGGCCGCCGGGGAGGCGGCGCCCGCCGGGCGGACCGCGCACTGGCTGACCGCGCCCAACGGCATCCACTTCCACCCGCCGGCCTCGCTGTGGGTCGAGGGCGAGCCCGCGCCCGGCGGCGGGGCGGTCACGTCGCTCATGGTCACCCATGACCTCGAGGACACCCGTGCGCTGCTCGCCCTGGCGGTCGACCTCGACGACGAGGCGCTCCACGCGGTCCACCAGCCTGGTGACGCGATGCTCGACTGGGACGGCCCCGACGACACCCTCGCCGCGGTCCTCGCCCACCTCGTGTTCACCAAGGAGGTGTGGCTCGCGTCGATCGAGGGCGCCGACGTCCCGGCCCGCCCGGACGGCGACCCGACGGCGCTTCTGGACCGCCACGACGCCGTGGCCCCGCGCTGGCTGGCCGCGATCCGCGACATCGACCGCCGCGGCGCCTGGGGCGACCGGCTCGTCGACGCGCTGTGCGACCCGCCCGAGTCCTTCCTGCTGGCCGGCGTCGTCGCCCACGTCCTGACCTACTCCGCGGCCC contains the following coding sequences:
- a CDS encoding helix-turn-helix domain-containing protein, producing the protein MTSTPAGRDRLRELLDAVLDEHNRSLGEMARDAHASPFHFARQLRRDAGEPPVAMRRRVALERAAWQLAGGAAVHEAAEAAGYDSVDGFARAFARAYGCAPSAYRAAGEAAPAGRTAHWLTAPNGIHFHPPASLWVEGEPAPGGGAVTSLMVTHDLEDTRALLALAVDLDDEALHAVHQPGDAMLDWDGPDDTLAAVLAHLVFTKEVWLASIEGADVPARPDGDPTALLDRHDAVAPRWLAAIRDIDRRGAWGDRLVDALCDPPESFLLAGVVAHVLTYSAARRQRARLLLRAAGVTAAGDGDPLQWLIDRSDDPAPGGTQ